The nucleotide sequence ATTCAAATGATATTTCACTAGATGGTGATTTAAATCGCTCTTTCTCTGAAAGTGTGGAAGACCGTTACAAAGCATACGGCTGGCAAGTTATCCGTGTAGAAGATGGCAATGATTTAGAAGCGATCGATAAAGCGATTGAAGAAGCAAAAGCAGATACGAACCGTCCGACACTTATTGAAGTGAAAACGGTTATTGGCTTTGGTTCTCCAACAAAAGCCGGTAAGTCTGCTTCACACGGTGCACCATTAGGTACTGATGAGCTTAAGAAAACGAAAGAAGCATATAAATGGACATTTGAAGAAGACTTCTACGTACCGGAAGAAGTATATACACACTTTAATGAAGCAATTGGTGGAGAAGAAACGGAAGAAGCATGGAATCAACAATTTAAAGATTACAAAGAAGTATATCCTGAATTAGCGAAAGAACTAGAAGATGCAATTGAAGGAAAGCTTCCTGAAAACTGGGATCGCGAGTTGCCAACATATCGTGCTGGTGAAGATAAGCCTGCATCTCGTGCGGCATCAGGAGAAGCAATTAATGCACTTGCAAAAACAGTTCCTAGCTTTTTCGGCGGTTCTGCTGACCTTGCAAGCTCTAATAAAACAATGATGAAGGACCAAGGTGATTTTACACCTGCTGATTACAGCGGCCGTAACATCTGGTTTGGTGTGCGTGAATTCGCAATGGGAGCTGCACTTAACGGTATGGCATTACATGGTGGCTTGCATGTATACGGGGCAACATTCTTCGTATTCAGCGATTACTTGCGCCCAGCACTTCGTTTGTCAGCGTTGCAGCATTTGCCGGTAACATATGTATTTACGCATGACAGTATTGCAGTTGGTGAAGATGGTCCGACTCATGAGCCAGTAGAACAGCTTGCATCTCTTCGTGCAATGCCTAATCTTTCTGTTATCCGCCCAGCAGATGGAAATGAAACAGTGGCAGCATGGAAGGCAGCGCTTCAATCGACAGATAAGCCGACAGCGCTTGTTTTGACACGTCAAGGTCTACCGACACTTGCTTCAACTGCTGAACATGCAGAAGAAGGTGTACAGCGCGGGGCATATGTAGTATCAGAAGCAGACGGAACACCTGATGCTATGCTTCTTGCGACAGGTTCTGAAGTGAGCTTAGCTGTTGAAGCACAAGCAAGCTTGAAAGAAGAAGGAATTAATGTTGCAGTTGTCAGCATGCCTTCTTGGGATCGTTTTGAAGCGCAATCGAAAGAATATAAGGAATCTGTTCTTCCGAAAAGCGTGAAAAAACGTCTTGCAATTGAAATGGGTGCTTCTCTAGGCTGGGATCGTTATGTTGGTGATGAAGGTTCAGTTCTTGGTATCGACCGCTTTGGGGCATCTGCACCAGGTGAGAAGATTATTGAAGAATACGGTTTTACAGTTGAAAACGTAAAAGCGAACCTAAAAGCATTGCTACAAAATTAAGCAAGAATTTCACCCCTTATGAGTAAATCAATCATAAGGGGTTTTTCTTCGACAAAACTAGTGTCTCATTGCTCCAGTAAAAGACAATCATTTTTTGATTGTTTGGTTATACTTACTGATATGAAGAATTTAGGGGGAGAGCAGATGAGGCACTATTCCATGTATTTATTAAGAGATGATGTCGCAGAGGAGTATTTCGGGAAGGAATCATTGCTTTATCGTCTTTTTTTGGAGTATGAACAGACAACGATGGAACAAAGCAATATTATTGAACGGCAAGTCCAATACATCACCCTTCCAATTCCAACAGCGGCGATTCAGTTTCAGCTTCAGAAAGAGTTAAAGCGTTACAGTGGCTATACAAGCGATGGACAAGTCCATTCTTTACATATAAAGTCACGTACCGGCATATCTGAGGCCCAGCTATCTGTGTTCCCCTCCTTTATGACTTTAAGTGCGCGTGGAGGGTATGAAGCAGAAACGATTTATTTTGAAATCTTGCGTAAGATGTATACATCTTTTTTGGCGATGGATTTTGAGACAAATCGATATGGTTGGTTAAATCCGATAAAACAGCGAAATTTTGTCTAAAACAATAAAAATAACTAAAAATATTGTATCTTATTAAACCTTTTAGTACACTTGAGTGTAGACAACATGAAGGAGGAAAGTTTTTGGTATGTGGACTACTATTTTGGTCGGCGTTATAGCACTATTAGCAGGTGTTGCAATCGGCTTTTTTGCAGCACGAAAGTATATGGAGAATTATTTGCAGAAGAATCCACCAATTAATGAACAAATGCTTCGTGTGATGATGATGCAGATGGGTCAAAAGCCATCTCAGAAGAAAATTAATCAAATGATGAACTCCATGAATAAATTGCAAACGAATAATAAAAAGAAAAAGTAAGTTGGACAGGCACTCAAGTTTTGAGTGTCTTTGTTATTATTCAAGTATTAAAATTTCACGTACTGAATTGTGATGATATGAAATATTTGCAAATCTGAGAAATATGCCACTATAATAGTAGCATTCGAAATATTATGTCTTTTTGAAGGGGAAACGTAAATGCGTGTGTTTAAAGAATTATGGTGGTTTTTTAAGCAAGAAAGACGAGCATACGGAATTGGCATCGCTCTGCTAGCCGTCGTAGCTTTTCTAGAATTAATTCCACCAAAAGTTATCGGCACAATAGTTGATCATCTAGAACAAGGGACGTTAACGAAAGAGATCTTACTAACATGGATTGGTATACTGTTTGCTGTTGGGGTATCCGTCTATGTTGTGCGTTATATATGGCGAATTTTTATTTTCGGTTCATCAGTAAAGCTTGCCCGGCAGCTGCGTAATGATTTGTATAAGCATTTTACCTCTATGTCGCCTTCCTTTTATGAGAAAAGACGTACAGGGGATTTAATGGCACATGCGACCAACGATTTACAGGCGATTCAAGCAACCGCAGGAGCTGGAGTGTTAACGTTTGTTGATTCACTTATGACAGGCGGCTTTGTATTAATTGCAATGGGAAGCACAATCAGTTGGAAGTTGACTCTGATTAGCTTATTGCCGATGCCATTAATGGCATTCATGACGAGTTGGTATGGCAGGCTTCTTCATAAGCACTTTCACGGTGCTCAAGCAGCTTTTTCATCATTAAATAATAAGGTTCAGGAAAGTATGAGTGGTATTAAAGTATTAAAGACATTGGCACAGCAAGAGCAGGATGCTGAGAAGTTTATTGCGCAATCAGATGATGTTGTTGAGAAAAATATACGTGTTGCAAAAATTGATTCACTGTTTAATCCGACGATCTCATTTATTGTTGGTCTTTCATTTTTCCTCGCCATTGCTTTTGGTGCCCGGTTTGTGACTGCAGGTGACATGACGGTTGGAGACTTAGTGTCGTTTACGACCTATCTTGGATTATTAATCTGGCCGATGCTTGCGTTTGGTTGGTTATTTAATATTGTTGAACGCGGTCGCGCTTCCTATGACAGGGTGCGCAAGCTATTAGCTGAAAAGCCGCTCATTACAGATGATAAGGCAGAAGTGAATACGCCGCCAAAGGGAGACATTCAATTCCAAGTTGATGAATTTCATTATTCAGAAGCAAACGAGCTTCCTCCAGTCTTGGCTCATGTTTCATTTAGCTTAAAACGCGGTGAAACGCTAGGGATCGTCGGGAAGACAGGCAGCGGTAAGTCGACACTCTTGAAATTGCTTATTCGTGAACATGAGGTAAATAAGGGAAAAATCCTTCTTGATGAACACCCGATTACGAGTTATAAATTAACAGCCTTAAGACAGGCATTTGGATATGTACCCCAAGACCATTTTCTTTTTTCTACAACTGTTGCTGATAATATAGCATTTGGAAGACCTATGGCTAGTTATGAAGAAATTATCGAGGCAGCGAAAACAGCACAAGTGCACGAGGACATTACACAGTTTGCAGAAGGTTATGAAACAGTAGTTGGTGAGCGGGGGGTTACGCTTTCAGGTGGTCAGAAGCAACGGCTTTCTATTGCACGTGCTTTATTAGTAGACCCGGAGATTTTGATTTTAGATGACTCACTTTCTGCAGTTGATGGGAAGACAGAGGCAGCTATTTTAGCGCAATTAAAAGAAAAACGAAGCATGAAAACAACCATTATTACAGCACACCGCTTAAGTGCTGTTCGTCATGCAGATGTCATTCTTGTCTTAGATGAAGGGCGAGTCATTCAGCGTGGCGTTCATGATGACTTGATGAATGAAGATGGCTGGTATCGTGAAACATTCTTGCGTCAACAAATGGAAACCCTTGTTGAGCGTGGAGGCCAAAATGATGAGTAAATTTCAATCAAAAGAGCAATGGAACAGCTTAAAGCGGCTACTTTCATACAGCAAGCCTTATAAAAAGCAAATTATCGGAGCGTTCTTCTTGTTGCTAGTCACAACCGCAGGACAGCTGGCAGGACCTTATTTCGTAAAAGTATTCATTGATGAATATTTAACACCAAATACGTTTCCTTTTCAACCGTTAGTATGGTTAGCGACTGCCTATTTAGTGACACATGTGATTAGCGTTTTTGCTGATTATTTCCAGCTGTATATTTTTCAAACGACTGCCCTTAAGGTAATTCATGCCTTGCGTGAAGATGTGTTTAAACACGTTCATAAGCTTGGACTACGTTATTTTGACCAGACACCGACAGGCGCACTTGTCTCTCGTATTACAAATGATACGGAGGCGATTAAAGAGTTATTTGTCAGTGTATTATCTACGTTTATGAAAAATATTGTTTTTCTTAGTGGGATTTTTGTAGCGATGTTTTTATTAAATGCTCGTTTAGCATTATTTACAATATTGTTGCTGCCGTTATTATACGGATTGATGGCGACATACAGGCGGTTAAGCTCTGTTTACTTCTATACGCTTCGGGAGCGATTAAGTCAATTAAATGCGAAGATGAGTGAGTCGCTTCAAGGGATGTCAATGGTTCAAATTTTCCACCAAGAAAAGCGTCTGCGCGATGAGTTTGCGGCGATTAATGATGCTCATTATGAAGCAGGAATGAAAGGTATTAAGCTGGACGGGCTGCTGTTAAGGCCTGCAGTTGACCTTTTATATTTGCTCGCCATTATGTTAGTGCTTTCGTTTTTTGGATTTCAATCGTTTGAATCAGCTGTGGAAATTGGTGTCCTATACGCATTTATTAATTATTTAGAGCGTTTCTTTGAGCCTGTTAACCAAATGATGATGCGGTTGTCAATCTTACAGCAGGCACTCGTAGCAGGCACGCGTGTTTTTCAATTGTTAGATGAGGACGATTATGCACCTTCTTTTCAAGCTGGTAAGCAGACGATTACAGATGGAGAAATTGAGTTTCGGAATGTAAGCTTCTCCTATGACGGCAAGACAGATGTGTTGAAAAACATCTCATTTACCGCCAAACCTTCTCAAACCGTGGCGATTGTCGGGCATACAGGCAGTGGGAAAAGTTCGATTATCAATTTGCTTATGAATTTTTACCCTGGCTCTAGAGGAGAGATTTTAATTGATGGCGTCCCGCTTCAAAGCTTAAATGAGAAATCCTACCGTGACCAAGTCGGTCTCGTCTTACAGGATGCCTTTTTATTTGCGGGGACGATTGAAGATAATATTAAAATGTACAGTCATGATTTTGAGCGGAAAGATGTTAAGGAAGCAGCGGAGTTTGTACAAATTCATGACATGATTGAGAAGCTTCCGAATGGATATGAGTATGAGGTTAATGAAGGTGGAAGCACTTTCTCCAGCGGTCAGCGCCAGTTGATTTCATTTGCAAGAACGATGGTGAGAAAGCCAAAAATCTTAGTATTGGATGAAGCAACAGCGAATATTGATACAGAGACAGAGGAAAAAATACAAGCAGCATTAAAAAGGATGCGAAAAGGGCGGACGACGATTGCGATCGCGCACCGGTTATCAACCATTCAGGATGCTGATGAAATTATTGTTCTGCATCGGGGTGAGATCATTGAAAGAGGCACACATGAACAGCTATTGCAAAAGAAAAATCAGTACTATCATATGTATTTAATGCAGCAAGGACAAAGCGAGGAGCTTGTACAGGAGTTTAAGGAAAGTAACATCCGCTGACACAAAATCGTCAAAAAAAATGTTTCGATCTCTTTTTAGATACTTTGTTAGAATTAGATGGGGTTTATTATTTTAGTACAGCTGGAGCTGATGTAATGACTGAGGTTAATCTCTTCCTAGCCTTAGGGGCTGGGTTTCTTTCCTTTATATCGCCGTGCTGTCTTCCTTTGTATCCAGCATTTTTATCCTATATTACAGGGGTAAGCGTTTCAGAATTACAAAAAGAAAACGCCATGCTGCAAAGGCGGACAATGCTGCACACGATGTTTTTCTTGCTTGGCTTTTCGATTATCTTTTTAGCATTAGGGATGTCAACAAGCTATTTTGGGCAGCTTTTTACACGCTATGATGACTTAATCCGCCAAGTAGGCGCTATCTTGATTATTTTCTTCGGCTTTATTGTTATCGGTGTTTTTAAGCCGGAATTTTTAATGAAAGACCGTAAAATTACGTTCAAAAATCGACCTTCAGGTTACCTCGGTTCACTTGTAATTGGGTTAGCGTTTGCTGCAGGTTGGACACCATGTACGGGGCCGATTCTAGCTGCGGTGCTTGCGATGAGCTTATCAAATCCAGGTTCAGGACTTCTATACATGCTCGCTTACACACTTGGCTTTGCGATTCCATTTTTCATCATGTCTTTCTTTATTGGAAAGATGCAATGGATTAAGCGTCATAATCATAAAATCATTCAAATTGGCGGATATTTAATGATTGTAATGGGTGTTTTCTTATTTTTTGATTGGATGACGAAGATTTCTTCTTATTTTATAAACCTTTTCGGTGGATTTACCGGGTTTTAGTGGGAACAGAGCTCATTCTATATTATAATGATAATGACACAAATGATGTTTGGAAGGGGAGAGGTTATGAGGACGAATGATTTAATTTTAAGAACAACGACAACGATGATCGCTTTTGTCATCCTTGCGTTTTCATTTTATTTGTTTTTAGCAGGGCATAACGCTCCTGGCGGCGGATTTATCGGCGGCTTAATGACATCAGGAGCGCTTGTTCTTATGTACCTTACATATGGCTTTGGAACGATGAAACGAGTAATTAAGGTAAGCTTTCGTACCTTTATTCCTGTAGGGTTAACGGTGGCTGTTGCGACTGCTATGGGCTCTTTTTTGTTTGGTGTGCCGTTTTTAAGTCATACATTTGCACATCTTCATCATGTACCGTTGCTTGGTGATGTTGAAGTGGCGACAGCGATGCTGTTTGACTTAGGTGTTTATTTAACGGTAGTTGGTGTCACGATGACCATCATCCTTTCAATTGCAGAAGATGTCTAATCGATTTGAAAAGTCGACAAGTTGTCGGCTTTTCTTTTTGCTCTACAAAAAGAGACATTGCTATCCAAAGTTGGGCGACTATGTTACTATTATACTTAAGGTAATAAGTATTTTTTATTATGATAATAAATTAGAAAAGTTTATATAGTAAGATGGGAATGCAAGCGGGGACTTGACATAAGGGGGATAATAAATGGCGAAAATTCTTGTAGTTGATGATGCGAAATTTATTCGGCTGACTTTATCTAATATTCTGGATAAAGGCGGGCATGTTGTGATTGGGCAGGCAGAAAATGGAGAAGAAGCGGTTGAGCTTTATAAACAGCTTCAACCGGATGTCGTTACATTGGATATTACCATGCCTATAATGGATGGGATTAGTGCCGTAAAAGAAATCAAAGGGTATGACAGCGACGCGGTCGTTGTGATGTGTTCAGCGATGGGGCAGCAGAAGCTTGTAGTTGAAGCGATTGAATCAGGCGCGAAAGATTTCATTGTAAAGCCATTTGATGAAACAAGAGTGCTCGACGCCATTGAGCGTGTGTTGCTATAAATGAGATAAAGCCATTTAAGGACGAAAGTGGTCTTAAATGGTTTTCTTTTTTGTGTTTTTTACAAGAAAAAGATGAAAAAACCGTTAAAAAACGTTATACTTTGAGTACACAATCATCATATTTGTAAGAAAAGAGTTGATGATGATGTATATTGTTTTAAGTTCAATCCTAGCCATTGTGATGGCGACACTTGCGATTTTTATCCGTATGAAAGCAGCAAAGAAACCAGCCACGGTTAAGAAGATTATTTTACCACCTGTTTTTATGAGTACAGGAGCGTTAATGTTTTTCGTTCCAATGTTTCAAGTAACGCTTTCTCAAGTGTTAGAGGCATTGAGTGTGGGTGCGCTCTTTTCCATTGTACTAATCAAAACATCGAAGTTTGAAATAAAAGAGGGTCAAATTTATTTAAAACGCTCAAAAGCATTTATGTTTATTTTATTTGGTTTGCTCATTTTTCGGATAATCTTAAAAACAATACTTGGACATTATATTCCATTTGGAGAAACAAGCGGAATGTTCTTTCTGCTCGCATTCGGGATGATTGTGCCATGGCGGGCAGCGATGTATATTAGTTATCGTAAAATGGAAAAGCAGCTTCATGCGGAACAAACAAACGAAAAAAACCTCGTCAAAACCCATTAATCGGGATGACGAGGTTTTTTGCTCTATTAAAATAATGCTTTGTATGGAGTAAGATCAACGTGCTTCTCTTCAAGCCTTTTGATTAAAAATTTATGATCCCGTTTTGGTGTGGCAATAATATAACCACGAATCACTAAATCTTGAGTAATCGTTGTTGCCTTTTCTTTAAGCGCTAATTCTCCAATTTTGCCGGCAATCTTTTGCCGCGCGACATCTCGGAATAATTCCGGAACAGGCTGCACCAATTCTTCTAAGAAAGCCTTTTGCTCTTCTGGCCATAGCGCTCTTGTTTTATCAACATAATACTCTTCCCAATCTAGGATGGATTTGCCGTCTTCTTTTGGCAGACGTTTCAAAAACTTGCGAAACATAAAATAACCGCCAATCGCAAGGGACCCTGCAAGAAATACGACCCAAAATAAAATAAACCACATAAACCAACCTGACAGCATCTCTATCACCTCTTAACTCTTCCCAAAAACATTTCTGTCCTTTTATTTTAACAGGTTATGTCGGAAACATAAACGGAAAGTACAACACTTTCAAGTGCATCAAAAGATTACCAAGCAATTTGTCTTCAAGTCAAGGTAAAGCTATCGGTAAGGAGGCGAGGAAATGACGAACAAAAAGAAGCGTGAAAATCATAATGGCAGTCAAAAAGGCAAATCGTACAGTGAAGCAGTTACTGGAAACAACGTCATTGCAAAAGAAGAATTAGAAAAAGCGATTCATCCAACACGGACAAAAATGAGTGACGGATAAAAAGGACAAGGCAAATGCCTGTCCTTTTTACCGTTTTGTTACGTTTGCAATCCATTCCATCCATTTCAGAACAGTTTGTGCTCTTCTAAAGTAGGTTGATTCGGAGCCAATCGCTACTTGTTCTTCTTTCATAATTTCGACAACACGTTCTTTTGGAAGCTTTTGCAACGGAGCCCATTCAGAAAAAACACGGTTAAAAACAGGCTGTTCAAATATCGTTTGGATTAATGTAATATATTTTTGCTTATATGGCTTGCTCATAATTGCTTGCCCGTGCGTAGTGAGGGAGAATGAAATACCATCATTCGTTCGTCGCTTATCAATTAAGCGTAAATAACGACCGATGCTTGTGTAATAATCAGTCTGTCTTGGAGTAAAATCATAATTCTCTGTTATTTCTTCCTTTGTAAGCGGCTGTTTGTATAATAAGCCAAGCAAATCAACAACACGCTCGAACTTATCAGCTTGTGGAAACGGAGCGTTGTCAGGCTCAGCCTGCGGTGTTATCGATTTAGCTAGCTCAGTGAGTTCAGCGAAAGTAATTGTCTCTGCATCGATCATATAGTGATGTTCTTGAACTAAGCGGAGCGAATCAAATTGTTTTTCATCATCAAATGAATAGACAAAGAAGCTGAATATATCATTTGAATGAGTAAAAAAAATCGGATGAATCGGTTTGTCTATACGGCTTCGCCACACTCGATAAGGATAAAATAATTGCCGAATGTTAAAGTCTGTTGTTTTTTCTTTTTTCGCCTCTGTGAGGATGAAGGCTTGTTTGCTTTCATAGCCGCCGTCAACTTCAATTTGTGCTCCTTGGACTGAAATAGGCAGAGTGCCAGATTCATTTGTTTTCATGTTAAACTGAAAGCTCTTTGAACCCATTCGACCGGATACCGTTGGAAACAGGTGTTCATTTGTCTTTAAGCCAAGTAAATCATGAAACATTCCACTTACGTGTGCTGCGTGAAGTGCTGCACTTTCTGAATATAAGTCATCATGTTGAAGTGTTTCGATATAAGCAGGCATTGAAACACGTGTTGGTGCTACGTTCTGATAGCGAACGCTTTCAAACAAGTGAAATGGCCCAATAAGATATTCAGAGCGGGATAAAGGAAGAATCCCAAGCTTATATAACTTAAAGATATTTGGCAGGTTTGTATAATGATCGAACTTACACATTAAGCGCGGTTCGCGCTCCTTGCGGATATCAGCAGCTTTGATACGAAAGAAACCGTCGCACTTAATCGCATTGATAATGTCGTATCGCTCAAATAAAATCTCCCACGCCGTATCATTTTTCGTTTTGGCCATCAAAGATCACCACGGCTTCTGGTATTTTTCCGCGTGCGCTTCCTTTTGAATTAATGCTTCGTGATGCCTGCACAGTTTCAATGTGGAAGTCTTTATACAGCTCTTGGATAAATGGTGTATACGAATTTGAAAGCATCACCGTACAGCCGCGTTCTGCAAGTTTGACGAAGCAGTCACGGAGTCGCACTTGTTCTTCTTTACCAAAGCCGCCTTGCGCATAGCTTGTGAATGAAGAGGTTTCATTTAATGGGTCATACGGTGGATCGAAATATACGAAATCTCCGCGTTTAGCACTTGTTACCGCTTCTTCGAAATCTGTATTTGTTATTTTAAACTGAATTGAATTTAAATACGTACTAACCGCGCGTAACACGTCTTCATTCACAATATTTGGATTTTTGTATTTTCCAAATGGGACATTGAACTGACCCTTAGAATTAACGCGGTATAAGCCGTTAAAGCATGTTTTATTTAAATATAAAATCCTGGCAGCACGCTCCACGTCCGAAAGCTTTGTGATCTTTTCGGAGCGGTCCCATGCCCGAATTTCATAGTAGTATTCTTTCTCATGGTGCTCAGCATGAAAGCGTAACTGTTCAACTAGCTCGGTAACGTTGTCTTTAATCGTTTCATAAACGTTTACAAGCTGTTCATTCACATCATTTATAAACGCCTTCTCTGGCATTAAATCAAACAGTACAGCCCCTGCACCGACGAACGGCTCATAATAATCTTCATAT is from Bacillus tianshenii and encodes:
- the tkt gene encoding transketolase; its protein translation is MSHSIENLSISTIRTLAIDAIEKANSGHPGMPMGAAPMAYKLWTKFMKHNPKNPNWFNRDRFVLSAGHGSMLLYSLLHLSGYDVKMDDLKNFRQWGSRTPGHPEFGYTPGVEATTGPLGQGVAMSVGMAMAERHLAGKYNKDNHNIIDHYTYSICGDGDLMEGVSAEAASLAAHLQLGRLIVLYDSNDISLDGDLNRSFSESVEDRYKAYGWQVIRVEDGNDLEAIDKAIEEAKADTNRPTLIEVKTVIGFGSPTKAGKSASHGAPLGTDELKKTKEAYKWTFEEDFYVPEEVYTHFNEAIGGEETEEAWNQQFKDYKEVYPELAKELEDAIEGKLPENWDRELPTYRAGEDKPASRAASGEAINALAKTVPSFFGGSADLASSNKTMMKDQGDFTPADYSGRNIWFGVREFAMGAALNGMALHGGLHVYGATFFVFSDYLRPALRLSALQHLPVTYVFTHDSIAVGEDGPTHEPVEQLASLRAMPNLSVIRPADGNETVAAWKAALQSTDKPTALVLTRQGLPTLASTAEHAEEGVQRGAYVVSEADGTPDAMLLATGSEVSLAVEAQASLKEEGINVAVVSMPSWDRFEAQSKEYKESVLPKSVKKRLAIEMGASLGWDRYVGDEGSVLGIDRFGASAPGEKIIEEYGFTVENVKANLKALLQN
- the sirA gene encoding sporulation inhibitor of replication protein SirA; translation: MRHYSMYLLRDDVAEEYFGKESLLYRLFLEYEQTTMEQSNIIERQVQYITLPIPTAAIQFQLQKELKRYSGYTSDGQVHSLHIKSRTGISEAQLSVFPSFMTLSARGGYEAETIYFEILRKMYTSFLAMDFETNRYGWLNPIKQRNFV
- a CDS encoding YneF family protein; the encoded protein is MWTTILVGVIALLAGVAIGFFAARKYMENYLQKNPPINEQMLRVMMMQMGQKPSQKKINQMMNSMNKLQTNNKKKK
- a CDS encoding ABC transporter transmembrane domain-containing protein, which produces MRVFKELWWFFKQERRAYGIGIALLAVVAFLELIPPKVIGTIVDHLEQGTLTKEILLTWIGILFAVGVSVYVVRYIWRIFIFGSSVKLARQLRNDLYKHFTSMSPSFYEKRRTGDLMAHATNDLQAIQATAGAGVLTFVDSLMTGGFVLIAMGSTISWKLTLISLLPMPLMAFMTSWYGRLLHKHFHGAQAAFSSLNNKVQESMSGIKVLKTLAQQEQDAEKFIAQSDDVVEKNIRVAKIDSLFNPTISFIVGLSFFLAIAFGARFVTAGDMTVGDLVSFTTYLGLLIWPMLAFGWLFNIVERGRASYDRVRKLLAEKPLITDDKAEVNTPPKGDIQFQVDEFHYSEANELPPVLAHVSFSLKRGETLGIVGKTGSGKSTLLKLLIREHEVNKGKILLDEHPITSYKLTALRQAFGYVPQDHFLFSTTVADNIAFGRPMASYEEIIEAAKTAQVHEDITQFAEGYETVVGERGVTLSGGQKQRLSIARALLVDPEILILDDSLSAVDGKTEAAILAQLKEKRSMKTTIITAHRLSAVRHADVILVLDEGRVIQRGVHDDLMNEDGWYRETFLRQQMETLVERGGQNDE
- a CDS encoding ABC transporter transmembrane domain-containing protein, whose product is MSKFQSKEQWNSLKRLLSYSKPYKKQIIGAFFLLLVTTAGQLAGPYFVKVFIDEYLTPNTFPFQPLVWLATAYLVTHVISVFADYFQLYIFQTTALKVIHALREDVFKHVHKLGLRYFDQTPTGALVSRITNDTEAIKELFVSVLSTFMKNIVFLSGIFVAMFLLNARLALFTILLLPLLYGLMATYRRLSSVYFYTLRERLSQLNAKMSESLQGMSMVQIFHQEKRLRDEFAAINDAHYEAGMKGIKLDGLLLRPAVDLLYLLAIMLVLSFFGFQSFESAVEIGVLYAFINYLERFFEPVNQMMMRLSILQQALVAGTRVFQLLDEDDYAPSFQAGKQTITDGEIEFRNVSFSYDGKTDVLKNISFTAKPSQTVAIVGHTGSGKSSIINLLMNFYPGSRGEILIDGVPLQSLNEKSYRDQVGLVLQDAFLFAGTIEDNIKMYSHDFERKDVKEAAEFVQIHDMIEKLPNGYEYEVNEGGSTFSSGQRQLISFARTMVRKPKILVLDEATANIDTETEEKIQAALKRMRKGRTTIAIAHRLSTIQDADEIIVLHRGEIIERGTHEQLLQKKNQYYHMYLMQQGQSEELVQEFKESNIR
- a CDS encoding cytochrome c biogenesis protein CcdA → MTEVNLFLALGAGFLSFISPCCLPLYPAFLSYITGVSVSELQKENAMLQRRTMLHTMFFLLGFSIIFLALGMSTSYFGQLFTRYDDLIRQVGAILIIFFGFIVIGVFKPEFLMKDRKITFKNRPSGYLGSLVIGLAFAAGWTPCTGPILAAVLAMSLSNPGSGLLYMLAYTLGFAIPFFIMSFFIGKMQWIKRHNHKIIQIGGYLMIVMGVFLFFDWMTKISSYFINLFGGFTGF
- a CDS encoding Na(+)/H(+) antiporter subunit B; this encodes MRTNDLILRTTTTMIAFVILAFSFYLFLAGHNAPGGGFIGGLMTSGALVLMYLTYGFGTMKRVIKVSFRTFIPVGLTVAVATAMGSFLFGVPFLSHTFAHLHHVPLLGDVEVATAMLFDLGVYLTVVGVTMTIILSIAEDV
- a CDS encoding response regulator codes for the protein MAKILVVDDAKFIRLTLSNILDKGGHVVIGQAENGEEAVELYKQLQPDVVTLDITMPIMDGISAVKEIKGYDSDAVVVMCSAMGQQKLVVEAIESGAKDFIVKPFDETRVLDAIERVLL
- a CDS encoding cytochrome c biogenesis protein CcdC, with protein sequence MYIVLSSILAIVMATLAIFIRMKAAKKPATVKKIILPPVFMSTGALMFFVPMFQVTLSQVLEALSVGALFSIVLIKTSKFEIKEGQIYLKRSKAFMFILFGLLIFRIILKTILGHYIPFGETSGMFFLLAFGMIVPWRAAMYISYRKMEKQLHAEQTNEKNLVKTH
- a CDS encoding DUF2621 domain-containing protein, translated to MLSGWFMWFILFWVVFLAGSLAIGGYFMFRKFLKRLPKEDGKSILDWEEYYVDKTRALWPEEQKAFLEELVQPVPELFRDVARQKIAGKIGELALKEKATTITQDLVIRGYIIATPKRDHKFLIKRLEEKHVDLTPYKALF
- a CDS encoding translation elongation factor, which encodes MAKTKNDTAWEILFERYDIINAIKCDGFFRIKAADIRKEREPRLMCKFDHYTNLPNIFKLYKLGILPLSRSEYLIGPFHLFESVRYQNVAPTRVSMPAYIETLQHDDLYSESAALHAAHVSGMFHDLLGLKTNEHLFPTVSGRMGSKSFQFNMKTNESGTLPISVQGAQIEVDGGYESKQAFILTEAKKEKTTDFNIRQLFYPYRVWRSRIDKPIHPIFFTHSNDIFSFFVYSFDDEKQFDSLRLVQEHHYMIDAETITFAELTELAKSITPQAEPDNAPFPQADKFERVVDLLGLLYKQPLTKEEITENYDFTPRQTDYYTSIGRYLRLIDKRRTNDGISFSLTTHGQAIMSKPYKQKYITLIQTIFEQPVFNRVFSEWAPLQKLPKERVVEIMKEEQVAIGSESTYFRRAQTVLKWMEWIANVTKR
- a CDS encoding DNA adenine methylase, producing the protein MNECQQKNVQPFLKWAGGKRQLLPVLREYFPTQYEDYYEPFVGAGAVLFDLMPEKAFINDVNEQLVNVYETIKDNVTELVEQLRFHAEHHEKEYYYEIRAWDRSEKITKLSDVERAARILYLNKTCFNGLYRVNSKGQFNVPFGKYKNPNIVNEDVLRAVSTYLNSIQFKITNTDFEEAVTSAKRGDFVYFDPPYDPLNETSSFTSYAQGGFGKEEQVRLRDCFVKLAERGCTVMLSNSYTPFIQELYKDFHIETVQASRSINSKGSARGKIPEAVVIFDGQNEK